The following coding sequences lie in one Pseudarthrobacter phenanthrenivorans Sphe3 genomic window:
- a CDS encoding DUF4395 domain-containing protein translates to MSSLFAFPNPVNEYAARVTAGLVVLLALVTAASGSGWGLLALAIGFWLRVLFGPRVSPLALLSVKVITPRLGKVKLVPGPPKRFAQGLGAAVSTTALLLYAADAVPAAWAVLGILIVAASLEAFAGFCLGCVVFGFLQRRGLIPEDVCEACNNISLRRS, encoded by the coding sequence ATGAGTTCCCTGTTCGCCTTCCCGAATCCCGTCAATGAGTACGCTGCGCGCGTCACGGCTGGGCTGGTGGTCCTGCTCGCCCTCGTGACGGCGGCCAGCGGCTCCGGGTGGGGCCTGCTGGCCCTTGCTATCGGTTTCTGGCTGCGCGTGCTCTTCGGGCCAAGGGTTTCTCCGCTGGCGCTCCTGTCCGTGAAGGTCATCACGCCGAGGCTGGGCAAGGTGAAGCTGGTTCCCGGACCGCCCAAGCGCTTTGCCCAGGGCCTGGGGGCCGCTGTCTCCACCACCGCATTGCTGCTGTACGCGGCCGACGCCGTCCCCGCCGCCTGGGCGGTGCTGGGCATCCTGATCGTGGCCGCGTCGTTGGAAGCCTTCGCTGGCTTCTGCCTGGGCTGCGTGGTCTTCGGGTTCCTGCAGCGCCGCGGACTCATCCCGGAGGATGTGTGCGAGGCCTGCAACAACATCAGCCTTCGCCGGTCGTAA
- a CDS encoding 3'-5' exonuclease, which yields MGLDFTAIDFETANGFRGSPCAVGLTKVRGGRIAEEASWLMQPPLNHDHFDYHNVRIHGIRPEHVAGKPRFGELFPEIGAFIGDDILAAHNAAFDLGVIRSGLEVSGLPGPAYDYVCTVMLSRRCYSLVSNSLPFAAEEAGVPLVNHHDAAEDARACAGILIDIARRNRANSIAELYLSLGLAVPRQHAFDPASGVLSKPSLAALSTMAGGTAAPARAFQPGWPEEGANPLPNPDAEPGHPLYGQTVVFTGQLAMGRPEAKKRSADVGARPESRVTGRTTVLVVGDGFVASDLRSGRLTGKARRVLELHERGQAIEVLSEGEFLQMVAGYAAAAIA from the coding sequence GTGGGTTTGGACTTTACGGCGATCGACTTTGAGACTGCGAACGGCTTCCGGGGCTCGCCCTGTGCGGTTGGCCTGACGAAGGTCCGGGGCGGACGGATCGCGGAGGAAGCCTCCTGGCTGATGCAGCCCCCACTGAACCACGACCACTTCGACTACCACAATGTCCGGATCCACGGCATCCGTCCTGAGCACGTGGCCGGAAAGCCGCGTTTCGGGGAGCTCTTTCCGGAGATCGGCGCGTTTATCGGCGATGACATCCTCGCCGCGCACAATGCCGCCTTCGACTTGGGCGTGATCCGTTCGGGACTGGAAGTCTCGGGGCTGCCCGGGCCCGCCTACGACTACGTCTGCACCGTGATGCTGTCCCGCAGGTGCTATTCCCTGGTCTCCAACTCGCTTCCGTTCGCGGCCGAGGAAGCCGGTGTTCCGCTGGTCAACCATCACGACGCCGCCGAGGACGCCCGGGCCTGTGCAGGGATCCTGATCGACATCGCCAGGCGGAACCGGGCCAACAGCATCGCCGAACTCTATCTGTCCCTGGGCCTCGCGGTCCCGCGGCAGCATGCCTTCGATCCTGCCAGCGGCGTCCTGTCCAAACCCAGCCTCGCAGCGCTGTCCACCATGGCCGGCGGCACCGCGGCTCCGGCCAGGGCCTTCCAGCCGGGCTGGCCGGAGGAAGGCGCCAACCCCCTTCCCAACCCTGACGCAGAGCCGGGCCATCCCTTGTACGGGCAGACCGTCGTCTTCACCGGCCAGCTGGCCATGGGGCGGCCGGAAGCGAAAAAGCGTTCAGCCGACGTCGGTGCCCGGCCGGAGAGCCGGGTGACCGGACGCACAACGGTCCTGGTGGTGGGTGATGGTTTTGTGGCGTCCGATCTCCGCTCCGGCAGGCTGACCGGCAAGGCGCGGCGCGTCCTGGAACTCCATGAGCGCGGGCAGGCCATCGAAGTACTGTCCGAAGGCGAGTTCCTGCAGATGGTGGCCGGTTACGCAGCCGCAGCAATCGCCTGA
- a CDS encoding VTT domain-containing protein: MNDLAVSMLGGAGPVQPQLASFLPDWLNPQIFLADPALAPWVVLLVCGIVFAETGLLVGFFLPGDSMLFTAGLLVATDTIKFNVWLFALLIIISAIVGNQTGYLIGSKAGPAIFNKPNSRLFKRENVENAHAFFEKHGGKALILARFVPIIRTFVPVIVGVAQMSKKKFFLYNVIGAVLWGGGVTLLGYLLGDRIPWVRDNLDIIFIAIVLVSVLPIGVEVLRGLSAKRQAKAYGTDPVDEFIEEHAPEDEQKTPRLP, encoded by the coding sequence ATGAACGACCTCGCTGTGTCCATGTTGGGCGGTGCAGGACCGGTCCAGCCGCAGCTGGCCTCCTTCCTGCCCGACTGGCTGAACCCCCAGATCTTCCTGGCCGATCCTGCCCTGGCACCCTGGGTGGTCCTGCTCGTCTGCGGCATCGTCTTCGCGGAAACCGGCCTGCTGGTGGGCTTTTTCCTGCCGGGTGATTCCATGCTGTTCACCGCGGGACTGCTGGTGGCCACGGACACCATCAAGTTCAACGTGTGGCTGTTCGCACTGCTCATCATCATCTCAGCGATCGTAGGCAACCAGACGGGCTACCTGATCGGGTCCAAAGCAGGTCCGGCCATCTTCAACAAGCCCAACTCCCGCCTCTTTAAGCGGGAGAACGTGGAGAACGCGCATGCTTTCTTTGAGAAGCATGGCGGCAAGGCGCTGATCCTGGCCCGTTTCGTCCCCATCATCAGGACCTTCGTTCCGGTCATCGTGGGCGTGGCGCAGATGAGCAAGAAGAAGTTCTTCCTCTACAACGTCATCGGCGCAGTCCTCTGGGGCGGCGGCGTCACCCTGCTGGGCTACCTGCTGGGCGACCGCATCCCGTGGGTCCGCGACAACCTGGACATCATCTTCATCGCCATCGTCCTGGTGTCGGTGCTCCCCATCGGCGTTGAAGTCCTGCGCGGCCTCTCCGCCAAGCGCCAGGCGAAGGCGTACGGCACGGATCCCGTGGACGAGTTCATCGAGGAACACGCCCCCGAGGACGAGCAGAAGACGCCCCGCCTACCCTAG
- the rdgB gene encoding RdgB/HAM1 family non-canonical purine NTP pyrophosphatase: MSGAGGASPRLVLATHNKGKLRELRELLRGQVPGLDVDTQVVDAAAAGAPDVVETGVTFAENSLLKARAVADATGLVAIADDSGLSVDVMGGAPGIFSARWAGSHGDDAANLRLLLSQLSDVPDVHRGAAFVCAAALAVPAADGRPGREVVEYGQLEGTLLREPRGEGGFGYDPVLQPAGEDRSCAELSAEEKNAISHRGKAFRALLPAIVEALEESVQ, encoded by the coding sequence GTGAGCGGTGCCGGCGGCGCGTCGCCGCGGCTGGTCCTCGCGACGCATAACAAGGGCAAGCTCAGGGAGCTCCGCGAACTGTTGCGCGGGCAGGTGCCAGGGCTCGACGTCGACACGCAGGTGGTGGATGCGGCGGCGGCAGGTGCACCGGACGTCGTCGAAACAGGCGTTACGTTCGCCGAGAACTCACTGCTGAAGGCGCGCGCCGTTGCCGACGCCACCGGCCTGGTGGCCATCGCCGACGACTCCGGCCTCTCGGTGGATGTCATGGGCGGGGCGCCCGGAATATTCTCGGCCCGCTGGGCGGGCAGCCACGGCGATGACGCGGCCAACCTCCGCCTCCTGCTCAGCCAGCTCTCCGATGTGCCGGACGTCCACCGTGGCGCGGCGTTCGTCTGCGCCGCGGCCCTGGCGGTGCCCGCCGCGGACGGCCGGCCGGGGCGTGAAGTGGTGGAGTACGGCCAGCTGGAGGGCACTCTGCTCCGCGAGCCGCGGGGGGAGGGCGGCTTCGGCTACGACCCCGTGCTGCAGCCCGCGGGGGAGGACCGGAGCTGCGCAGAGCTGTCAGCCGAGGAAAAGAATGCCATCAGCCACCGGGGCAAGGCCTTCCGCGCGCTGCTGCCGGCGATCGTGGAGGCCCTGGAGGAATCCGTCCAGTAA
- the rph gene encoding ribonuclease PH yields MTSEATAVPIVRADGRAPDQLRPISITRGWSNQAEGSALIEFGNTRVLCTASLTAGVPRWLKGEGRGWVTAEYAMLPRATNTRSDRESVKGKIGGRTHEISRLIGRSLRSIIDTKALGENTIVLDCDVLQADGGTRTAAITGAYVALADSIRFARDNQLIGKNAQPIIDTIAAVSVGIIDGVPMLDLPYVEDVRAETDMNVVVTGSGKFVEVQGTAEGAPFDRAELDQLLDLALLGTSQLAAIQRETLADTL; encoded by the coding sequence ATGACTTCTGAAGCAACTGCAGTGCCCATCGTGCGCGCCGACGGCCGCGCCCCCGACCAGCTCCGGCCCATCAGCATCACCCGTGGATGGTCCAACCAGGCCGAGGGATCCGCCCTGATCGAGTTCGGCAACACCCGGGTCCTGTGCACCGCTTCCCTCACGGCGGGTGTCCCGCGCTGGCTCAAGGGGGAGGGCCGCGGCTGGGTCACCGCCGAGTACGCCATGCTCCCGCGCGCCACCAACACCCGCTCCGACCGCGAGTCCGTCAAGGGCAAGATCGGCGGCCGCACGCACGAAATCTCACGGCTGATCGGCCGTTCCCTCCGCTCGATCATCGACACCAAGGCGCTGGGCGAGAACACGATCGTCCTGGACTGCGACGTCCTCCAGGCGGACGGCGGCACCCGGACCGCGGCGATCACCGGTGCTTACGTTGCCCTGGCGGACTCCATCCGGTTTGCCCGCGACAACCAGCTGATCGGCAAGAATGCCCAGCCCATCATCGACACGATTGCCGCCGTCTCCGTGGGCATCATCGACGGTGTTCCCATGCTGGACCTGCCCTACGTCGAGGATGTCCGTGCCGAGACGGATATGAACGTGGTTGTCACAGGATCCGGCAAGTTCGTGGAGGTACAGGGCACAGCCGAGGGTGCTCCCTTCGACCGGGCGGAACTGGACCAGCTCCTGGACCTGGCACTGCTGGGTACGTCCCAGCTCGCCGCCATCCAGCGCGAAACCCTGGCCGACACGCTGTGA
- a CDS encoding MBL fold metallo-hydrolase, translated as MKLTIVGCTGSFPGPGSPASCYLLTANDGERTWKVVMDLGSGALGAIQRYTDLEDIDAIFLTHLHPDHCMDLCGLHVAIRWKPGGWGRGRIPVWGPAATADRMATAYGLPLDSGMHEEFDFTNWTEREPVTVGPFTVTPFGVNHPIEEAYALRVEVVEPDKDGNTIARTLTYSGDTDSCAGLEEAAKDADLFLCEAAFEEGRDDGIKDVHLTGKRAGEAAAAAGARRLLLTHIPVWTSPTTVMAEARPAFGGDVAVAVAGVHYTI; from the coding sequence TGACCGCGAACGACGGCGAGCGTACCTGGAAGGTGGTCATGGACCTGGGCAGCGGCGCGCTCGGTGCCATCCAGCGGTACACCGACCTTGAGGACATCGATGCGATCTTCCTCACCCACCTGCACCCGGACCACTGCATGGACCTGTGCGGCCTCCACGTCGCCATCCGCTGGAAGCCCGGCGGCTGGGGCCGCGGCCGGATTCCCGTCTGGGGGCCGGCGGCCACCGCTGACCGCATGGCCACCGCGTACGGGCTTCCGCTGGACTCTGGCATGCACGAGGAATTCGACTTCACCAACTGGACCGAGCGTGAACCGGTGACCGTAGGTCCGTTCACCGTAACGCCCTTTGGCGTAAACCATCCGATCGAGGAGGCGTATGCCCTCCGGGTGGAGGTGGTGGAGCCGGACAAGGACGGCAACACGATCGCCCGCACCCTGACCTACTCGGGCGACACCGATTCCTGTGCGGGCCTCGAGGAAGCCGCCAAGGACGCGGACCTGTTCCTGTGCGAGGCGGCGTTCGAGGAAGGGCGCGACGACGGCATCAAGGACGTCCACCTGACCGGCAAACGGGCGGGGGAGGCCGCAGCGGCTGCTGGGGCGCGCAGGCTCCTGCTGACGCACATTCCGGTGTGGACGTCGCCGACGACGGTGATGGCGGAGGCCCGGCCGGCATTCGGCGGCGATGTTGCCGTGGCCGTGGCCGGAGTGCACTACACCATCTAG